A single window of Paenibacillus sp. FSL H8-0537 DNA harbors:
- a CDS encoding tautomerase family protein has protein sequence MPFVRVSYLENKYDEPQLSAISQVIMHALMEHFHVPEDDFFQVFHGHRAGEFYYSPHYLNIRRTDELLYIQITLKSGRSTLQKQHFYKRVAQRLASELAIREEDVFIMLVGTELADWTFGSGIAQMIAPQDTIASNVRQTFGDIAPAFVQYSEEVLFGEVWKREQLSLRDRSLLTISALVAGGSTEQLPFHIRLGLQHGLTEEQIVEALTHLAFYAGWPRAAAAIQVAKQLFQEMS, from the coding sequence ATGCCATTCGTCAGAGTCAGTTATTTGGAAAATAAATATGATGAGCCGCAATTGTCGGCTATTAGCCAAGTTATTATGCACGCACTGATGGAGCATTTCCATGTGCCGGAGGACGATTTTTTTCAAGTATTCCATGGGCATCGGGCGGGCGAGTTTTATTATAGTCCCCATTATTTAAACATAAGGCGAACCGATGAACTGCTCTATATCCAAATTACTTTGAAATCGGGAAGAAGCACGTTGCAGAAGCAGCATTTTTATAAAAGGGTAGCGCAGCGTTTGGCAAGCGAGCTAGCCATTCGAGAGGAAGATGTATTCATTATGCTCGTCGGGACGGAGCTTGCGGATTGGACATTCGGCAGTGGAATCGCGCAAATGATTGCGCCTCAAGATACGATTGCTTCAAACGTTCGGCAGACGTTCGGGGATATTGCGCCCGCATTTGTCCAATATTCGGAGGAAGTGCTCTTCGGAGAGGTTTGGAAAAGAGAGCAGCTGTCGCTTCGGGATCGCAGCCTGCTCACGATATCCGCATTAGTGGCGGGCGGATCGACGGAGCAGCTGCCCTTCCATATTCGTCTAGGGCTGCAGCATGGCTTGACGGAGGAGCAGATCGTAGAGGCATTAACCCATCTTGCCTTTTACGCGGGGTGGCCGCGTGCCGCAGCTGCAATACAAGTAGCGAAGCAGCTGTTTCAAGAAATGAGCTGA